The following proteins are co-located in the Paludibaculum fermentans genome:
- a CDS encoding aspartate aminotransferase family protein, which produces MDNVASPTQAVMELERAYLLQNYGRYPLVLKRGRGCWLTDLEGKRYLDLISGIGVNSLGYAHPRILRVMKEQAGQLIHSSNLYYHEYQGPLAKKLCETSGLQRTFFCNSGTEAIEGAIKMAHSHGRRIDPEKTEIVALENSFHGRTIGALSITGQPKYRKDFEPLMPGVKFVNMCDEAGLEAAITDKTAAVFLETIQGEGGIYPMPAELLRKARALTEQHNALLVFDEIQCGIGRPGTHFAYQLHEPAILPDIVTMAKPIACGLPLGAILCNEKAAASIAPGMHGTTFGGGALACRVALEFYEILEELLPQMRRVGAYFLDGLRVLQQKHSIVKDVRGFGLMIGVEIDFPCRHFVKQGMELGLLFNVTHDNVVRMLPPYIITEKEVDRALKGLSRIFKHGKPQE; this is translated from the coding sequence ATGGACAACGTGGCTTCGCCGACGCAGGCGGTGATGGAACTGGAGCGCGCGTATCTCTTGCAGAATTACGGGCGCTATCCGCTGGTGCTGAAGAGAGGAAGGGGTTGCTGGCTGACCGACTTGGAAGGCAAGCGCTACCTGGACCTGATTTCCGGCATTGGTGTGAATTCGTTAGGGTATGCCCATCCGCGCATCTTGCGAGTGATGAAAGAGCAAGCAGGGCAACTGATTCACAGCTCGAATCTGTACTACCACGAATACCAGGGCCCACTCGCAAAGAAGTTGTGTGAGACCAGCGGGTTACAGAGAACGTTCTTCTGTAATTCGGGTACTGAAGCGATTGAAGGCGCCATCAAGATGGCGCATTCCCATGGGCGCCGGATCGATCCGGAGAAGACCGAGATCGTGGCCCTGGAGAACAGCTTCCACGGACGGACGATCGGCGCGTTGTCGATCACGGGCCAGCCGAAGTACCGCAAGGACTTCGAACCGTTAATGCCCGGTGTGAAGTTCGTCAATATGTGCGACGAAGCCGGGTTGGAAGCGGCGATTACGGACAAGACGGCGGCGGTTTTCCTGGAGACGATTCAGGGAGAGGGCGGCATCTATCCCATGCCGGCGGAACTGCTGCGCAAGGCGAGAGCCCTGACGGAGCAGCATAATGCGCTGCTGGTGTTCGATGAGATCCAATGCGGGATCGGCCGTCCGGGCACCCATTTCGCCTACCAGTTGCACGAACCGGCGATTCTGCCTGACATCGTGACCATGGCCAAGCCCATCGCATGCGGTCTGCCGCTGGGCGCGATCCTGTGCAATGAGAAGGCCGCGGCGTCGATTGCGCCGGGCATGCATGGGACGACGTTCGGGGGCGGGGCGCTGGCGTGCCGGGTGGCGCTGGAGTTCTACGAGATCCTGGAAGAGCTGCTGCCGCAGATGCGGCGGGTGGGTGCGTATTTCCTGGACGGGTTGCGCGTCTTGCAGCAGAAGCACTCCATTGTGAAGGACGTGCGCGGATTCGGGCTGATGATCGGTGTCGAGATCGATTTTCCATGCCGTCACTTTGTGAAGCAGGGCATGGAGTTAGGGTTGCTGTTCAATGTCACGCACGACAACGTGGTGAGAATGCTGCCGCCCTACATCATTACCGAGAAGGAAGTGGATCGCGCTCTGAAGGGATTGTCGCGAATCTTCAAGCACGGTAAGCCGCAGGAGTAA
- a CDS encoding chemotaxis protein CheW: protein MTFKLGNELFAIDVAQVREVLEVCQVTKVPTAPAYMRGVVNVRGQATPVVDMRLRFGLPPQADTVHTRIIVMELELAGQPAVLGGIADSVHEVIELDGSNTVPAPRIAMQWRSEFIRGMGKRGEDFIIILDVNAVFSCEQLTSPGDPEPSWEDRPMSLEGAPS, encoded by the coding sequence ATGACCTTCAAGCTCGGGAACGAGCTGTTTGCGATCGATGTAGCCCAAGTGCGTGAGGTGCTGGAGGTTTGCCAGGTTACCAAGGTGCCTACGGCTCCGGCCTATATGCGCGGAGTCGTCAATGTCCGCGGGCAAGCGACTCCCGTGGTGGATATGCGGTTGCGATTCGGACTGCCCCCGCAAGCCGACACCGTGCACACCAGGATCATTGTGATGGAGCTGGAACTGGCCGGGCAGCCTGCCGTGCTGGGGGGGATCGCGGACAGTGTCCACGAAGTCATCGAACTGGATGGCAGCAACACAGTTCCGGCGCCCAGAATTGCGATGCAGTGGCGGAGCGAGTTCATCCGGGGCATGGGGAAGCGTGGTGAAGACTTCATCATCATATTGGACGTCAATGCCGTTTTCTCCTGCGAGCAACTCACTTCGCCGGGTGATCCGGAGCCGTCGTGGGAAGACCGCCCGATGAGCCTGGAGGGCGCCCCGAGTTGA
- a CDS encoding methyl-accepting chemotaxis protein encodes MNNWKIGTRISAGFGIVIAIALVLGVFAYSQVERINQDSALVTQAALPGVYVIGQIQANTQAAYSLELQHIISSSREEMERLDTEVHDLRTRITTMYATYEKSLSDDKDRELFDRLKAARADYNGAADRIFAMSKQRTPEAVKQALELAIRQRPLFLRYLEASTNLVNYNKARADRASQGVEGAVSRARMGIIVGLVIALSMALLISILVAGSLTKPLAAAVKLVNQVSEGDLSNKAEVRSTDEFGQMLMALNGMVDNLNAAAQVAASISEGDLTVHANARSERDKLGHALVRMLTNLRKTVSNVATAAGNVATGSEEMSSTAQQLAQGATEQAAAAEESTSSMEEMASSVQQNADNARQTDKIASKASEDARASGDAVVQTAGAMKQIAEKINIIEEIARKTDLLALNAAVEAARAGEHGKGFAVVASEVRKLAERSQTAAAEISRLTVEGVRVAEGAGQLLSRLVPDIQKTAELVREIAAASLEQSVGANQVNKAMQQLDQVIQQNAAASEEMASTAEELSSQSEVLQASIGFFKTGDEQLFRTSHRHQGRGQRTAISGSRPAAARPTTAGLAQMHQVLGSGASIDLDDNAGNADARDGEFSRYQE; translated from the coding sequence ATGAATAACTGGAAGATCGGGACGCGAATCTCAGCAGGATTCGGAATCGTCATCGCGATTGCCCTCGTGCTCGGAGTGTTCGCATACAGCCAGGTGGAGCGGATTAACCAGGACTCCGCGCTTGTGACGCAGGCGGCCTTGCCCGGAGTCTATGTCATCGGACAGATTCAAGCGAACACGCAGGCCGCCTACAGTCTTGAGCTGCAGCACATCATCAGCAGCAGCCGGGAGGAGATGGAGCGCCTGGATACGGAAGTGCACGATCTGCGCACACGAATCACGACGATGTACGCGACCTATGAGAAATCACTGTCGGATGACAAGGATCGAGAGCTGTTTGACCGCCTGAAGGCGGCGCGGGCCGATTACAACGGTGCAGCGGACCGGATTTTCGCAATGAGCAAACAGAGGACCCCGGAAGCGGTGAAGCAGGCGCTGGAGTTGGCGATCCGGCAGAGACCTCTGTTTCTGCGTTACCTGGAGGCAAGTACGAACCTCGTGAATTACAACAAGGCGCGTGCGGATCGCGCCTCACAGGGTGTGGAAGGTGCCGTGAGCCGTGCCCGCATGGGAATCATTGTGGGGTTGGTCATTGCATTATCGATGGCCCTGCTGATCTCGATCCTGGTGGCGGGCAGTCTCACAAAGCCCCTGGCTGCGGCGGTCAAGCTGGTGAACCAGGTGTCCGAAGGTGACCTGTCGAACAAAGCGGAGGTGAGGTCGACCGACGAATTCGGGCAGATGCTGATGGCCCTGAACGGAATGGTGGACAACCTGAACGCAGCAGCTCAAGTGGCGGCCAGTATCTCGGAAGGTGATCTGACGGTGCATGCCAATGCCCGCTCAGAGCGGGACAAGTTGGGGCACGCGCTCGTCCGAATGCTGACGAACCTGCGAAAAACCGTGTCGAACGTGGCGACCGCGGCGGGCAATGTCGCAACCGGCAGCGAGGAGATGAGTTCGACTGCCCAGCAACTGGCACAAGGCGCCACGGAGCAGGCGGCGGCCGCGGAGGAGAGTACCTCGTCGATGGAGGAGATGGCTTCCAGCGTGCAGCAGAACGCCGACAATGCCCGGCAAACGGACAAGATCGCTTCGAAGGCTTCTGAGGATGCGCGGGCGAGCGGGGATGCCGTTGTGCAGACTGCCGGAGCGATGAAGCAGATTGCGGAGAAGATCAACATTATCGAAGAGATCGCCCGCAAGACGGATCTGCTGGCATTGAACGCGGCGGTGGAGGCGGCGAGGGCGGGTGAGCACGGCAAGGGATTTGCCGTGGTGGCCTCGGAGGTCCGCAAGCTGGCCGAGCGCAGCCAGACAGCCGCGGCCGAGATCAGCCGGTTGACCGTGGAGGGGGTACGGGTGGCTGAAGGGGCGGGGCAACTGTTAAGCCGGCTGGTTCCGGACATCCAGAAGACGGCGGAGTTGGTTCGAGAGATCGCGGCGGCGAGCCTGGAGCAGAGCGTGGGGGCCAATCAGGTGAACAAGGCCATGCAGCAACTGGATCAGGTGATCCAGCAGAATGCAGCGGCTTCGGAAGAGATGGCATCCACGGCCGAAGAGCTGTCAAGTCAATCGGAAGTGCTGCAGGCCAGCATTGGGTTTTTCAAGACTGGGGACGAGCAACTCTTCAGGACCTCGCACAGGCACCAGGGCCGCGGACAGCGCACCGCGATATCCGGCAGCAGGCCGGCGGCGGCCAGGCCGACTACGGCCGGATTGGCGCAGATGCATCAGGTGCTGGGAAGTGGAGCGAGTATCGACCTCGACGACAATGCCGGCAACGCGGACGCACGGGATGGCGAGTTCTCCCGGTATCAAGAGTAG
- a CDS encoding response regulator produces the protein MPKIMIIDDSLSVLESVRDMLESAGLEVGVFSRWTDAALTLQSETVDLIVTDIYMPDGDGLEVIRARRAKWPEVPIVAMSGMGGARDMLKVARLMGACQTLRKPFSKEQLLAAVGAAIQGSPQGQSS, from the coding sequence ATGCCGAAAATCATGATAATTGACGACTCCCTGTCGGTTCTCGAGTCGGTTCGGGACATGCTCGAATCCGCGGGACTCGAGGTGGGTGTGTTCTCAAGGTGGACGGACGCCGCACTGACGCTCCAGTCGGAGACCGTAGATCTAATCGTTACGGACATCTACATGCCGGACGGCGACGGACTGGAGGTGATCCGCGCGCGGCGGGCCAAATGGCCGGAGGTTCCCATCGTGGCGATGAGCGGGATGGGCGGTGCGCGAGACATGTTGAAGGTTGCCCGGCTCATGGGGGCTTGCCAGACGCTGAGAAAGCCCTTTTCGAAGGAGCAGCTATTGGCGGCGGTCGGCGCGGCGATACAGGGCAGCCCTCAAGGGCAGTCGAGTTGA
- a CDS encoding STAS domain-containing protein encodes MELHQAASGWQWKISGTIEITDGDALHDALCGIVGAHSISELDLSEVSHCDPASLQLLCSAVKTANRLGGRLNLASPSPAVKACSEGLGLSLYETGMTEVNPGSDPPTGQVGLESGKPDSGERKSGDGYGT; translated from the coding sequence GTGGAGCTGCACCAGGCCGCGTCAGGCTGGCAATGGAAGATCAGCGGAACGATCGAGATCACCGACGGAGATGCGCTGCACGATGCGCTTTGCGGGATTGTCGGGGCGCATTCGATTTCCGAACTGGATCTGTCCGAGGTGTCTCACTGCGACCCGGCCTCGCTTCAGCTGCTCTGTTCCGCCGTGAAGACCGCGAATCGGCTGGGCGGCCGTCTGAACCTGGCCTCGCCCTCGCCGGCCGTCAAGGCGTGCAGCGAGGGGCTCGGCCTTTCGCTCTATGAGACGGGCATGACCGAAGTAAACCCGGGGAGTGATCCGCCCACTGGGCAGGTTGGGCTCGAAAGCGGCAAACCCGATTCCGGCGAGAGGAAGTCTGGAGACGGCTATGGCACCTAA
- a CDS encoding CheR family methyltransferase, whose protein sequence is MRRADIGVNGDVPDGLIELSREGFARFANYITCQLGIKMPESKMPLVQSRLMRRVRELKMRSLNEYEEYFFAASHGSEREHLINAMTTNKTDFFREAGHFEFLRNIAIPTLMRSSSRIDSRLKVWSAGCSSGEEPYTIAMVLAEYASVNTGFDFAVLGTDISTKVLRHAQSGIYAESLIEPVPKEMRGKYLLKSRNRAEERVRIIPGLRKKVSFHQLNFMEADYRIKDMFDVVFFRNVLIYFDLKTQEEVVNRICRNLNPGGYFFASHSESLSALDVPLRSIGTAIYQRREGALVQGKD, encoded by the coding sequence ATGAGGCGGGCTGATATTGGAGTGAATGGAGACGTCCCGGATGGCCTGATCGAACTCTCCCGGGAGGGATTTGCGCGGTTTGCAAATTACATCACCTGCCAGCTTGGCATCAAGATGCCGGAATCGAAGATGCCGTTGGTGCAGAGCCGTTTGATGCGCCGGGTGCGAGAGCTCAAGATGCGCTCGCTCAATGAGTATGAGGAGTACTTCTTCGCCGCTTCCCACGGCAGTGAGCGGGAGCACCTGATCAACGCCATGACGACGAATAAGACGGACTTCTTTCGAGAAGCCGGGCACTTCGAATTTCTGCGGAATATCGCGATCCCCACCCTGATGCGAAGCAGCAGCCGGATTGACTCGCGGCTGAAGGTCTGGTCGGCGGGATGCTCTTCCGGCGAGGAGCCCTACACGATTGCGATGGTGCTGGCAGAGTACGCCAGCGTCAACACCGGTTTCGACTTCGCAGTGCTCGGTACCGATATCTCCACGAAGGTTCTCCGGCATGCCCAAAGCGGGATTTACGCGGAATCTCTCATTGAGCCCGTCCCGAAGGAGATGCGCGGGAAGTATCTGCTGAAGAGCCGCAACCGGGCGGAGGAGCGGGTGAGAATCATCCCTGGCCTGCGCAAGAAGGTCAGCTTTCACCAGCTGAACTTCATGGAGGCGGATTACCGGATCAAAGACATGTTCGATGTCGTGTTCTTCCGGAATGTTCTGATCTACTTCGACCTGAAGACTCAGGAGGAGGTGGTGAACAGGATCTGCCGCAACCTGAATCCGGGCGGGTATTTTTTCGCGAGCCATTCGGAATCACTGTCAGCTCTAGATGTGCCCCTGAGGTCGATCGGAACGGCGATTTATCAGAGGCGGGAGGGCGCACTGGTGCAGGGGAAGGACTGA
- a CDS encoding SpoIIE family protein phosphatase yields the protein MPELAITAPDGSVRSLTLDQGHLSLGRSGDNNLPFPEDDSLSRHHLLFESSPGNWFVTDLGSKNGTFVNGARIPNRRPLSPGDVISAGRVRIQFRSAGPPPAPAPPIFDEDSSPFRLTASTNLASVLSAHVAGAARSDRTISILLHAGRELAARRPLAELFPLILDLAIEASGAERGIVLTLDNATLVARASRGEGFRISSAIRDRVIDQRASLLVRDTSLEESLRDRRSIVTQSVRSFMAVPLQTEDRVFGLIYVDASEFVHSFSPGDLDLLTVISNVAAIRIEHERLVDIERQDRLREAELEQAAHIQQGLLPGAPPDLPGIDMAGFNAACRTVGGDYFDYLLTPDNRLAIAIGDVAGKGMPAALLMASLQARVTSLVESAVSTASLVRSLNRGLSSYCPRNRFITFFLAILDPATGELLYTNAGHNPTILMRSAGQVELLEDGGPVLAILPSFPYSEHRTQLHPGDLLFLYSDGLTEAENTDGQEFGESQLMSVLSANPTASAEALITAVRGAVQEWTGGRALADDLTMLAVRLAR from the coding sequence ATGCCTGAACTGGCAATTACCGCGCCCGACGGCAGCGTCCGCAGCTTGACGCTGGATCAGGGCCATCTCTCGTTGGGACGCTCCGGGGACAACAATCTGCCGTTCCCCGAGGACGACTCGCTCTCGCGCCACCACCTGCTTTTCGAATCCTCACCTGGCAACTGGTTTGTCACCGATCTGGGCAGCAAGAACGGCACCTTCGTCAACGGCGCACGGATCCCTAACCGCCGACCTCTGTCACCCGGAGACGTCATCTCCGCTGGCCGCGTACGCATCCAGTTCCGCTCCGCCGGACCGCCGCCGGCGCCCGCTCCCCCCATCTTCGATGAAGACAGCTCGCCATTCCGCTTGACCGCCTCCACCAATCTCGCCAGCGTCCTCTCCGCCCACGTCGCCGGCGCCGCCCGTTCCGACCGTACGATCTCCATCCTGTTGCACGCCGGCCGGGAACTCGCCGCTCGCCGCCCGCTGGCGGAACTGTTCCCGCTGATTCTCGATCTGGCGATTGAGGCCTCCGGCGCCGAACGCGGCATCGTTCTCACCCTCGACAACGCCACTCTCGTCGCGCGCGCCTCCCGCGGCGAAGGCTTCCGCATCAGCAGCGCCATTCGCGACCGCGTCATCGACCAGCGGGCGTCACTCCTCGTGCGCGATACCAGCCTCGAGGAATCGCTGCGCGACCGCCGCAGTATCGTCACGCAAAGCGTCCGCTCCTTCATGGCTGTGCCCCTTCAGACCGAAGACCGCGTCTTTGGGCTCATCTACGTGGACGCCAGCGAATTTGTCCACTCCTTCTCTCCCGGTGACCTGGACCTGCTCACCGTCATCTCCAATGTCGCGGCCATCCGCATCGAACACGAGCGGCTCGTCGACATCGAACGGCAGGATCGCCTGCGCGAAGCCGAGCTCGAACAGGCCGCGCACATCCAGCAGGGACTCCTCCCCGGCGCTCCGCCCGACCTCCCCGGCATCGACATGGCCGGCTTCAACGCCGCCTGCCGCACCGTCGGCGGCGACTACTTCGACTACCTTCTGACCCCGGACAACCGCCTGGCCATCGCCATTGGCGACGTCGCAGGCAAGGGGATGCCGGCCGCCCTTCTCATGGCGAGCTTGCAGGCCCGCGTCACCTCGCTGGTGGAGTCCGCGGTTTCCACCGCCAGCCTCGTGCGCAGCCTCAACCGCGGTCTCTCTTCCTACTGCCCCCGCAACCGCTTCATCACCTTCTTCCTCGCGATTCTCGATCCAGCCACAGGCGAGTTGCTCTACACCAACGCAGGGCACAATCCGACCATCCTGATGCGGAGCGCGGGGCAGGTGGAACTGCTGGAAGATGGTGGCCCTGTGCTCGCCATCCTGCCGTCGTTCCCCTACTCGGAGCACCGGACGCAGCTCCACCCCGGCGATCTGTTGTTCTTGTACAGCGATGGGCTCACTGAAGCCGAAAACACCGACGGCCAGGAATTCGGAGAGAGCCAGCTGATGTCGGTCCTCTCCGCAAACCCCACGGCATCCGCGGAAGCGCTGATTACTGCCGTCCGCGGCGCGGTCCAGGAATGGACCGGCGGCCGGGCGCTGGCGGACGACCTCACCATGCTGGCGGTCCGCCTGGCCCGTTAA
- a CDS encoding chemotaxis protein CheA, which produces MAPNPVDTFLHEAEELLAEIETAALSMAAGEAPEETVHLLFRAFHTIKGSGAMCGLDAVAGFTHHIESLLAQVRDGVVPVSGVLAALILKAKDQIRLLLDAELGGDDVREGSSERLIEEARNLAAAGEPGIAAVAAARSDSAAGGGESGGAWLIEFRPNAGLFARGGNPLALLKDLRRLGSCEVVAHTDLVPELDGIQPDQCYLWWSIRLTANCDENAVRDVFIFVEDECLLEVKPAGGVVKGTVRAPEVQVPGAIAATRTNNSTSSKKSVAKESTVRVPSSRLDRLVNLVGELVMNQSRLAQSVSQHRLPELANPVQELERLVAELRDNVLGIRMLPIGTLFGGFRRLVHDLSNELGKEADLLTEGAETELDKSILDQLGEPLVHCLRNCLDHGAELPDEREARGKPRRVKVHLSATHIGSNVVVCVEDDGRGIDLDAVRAKAVEKQLIAADASLSERELQGLILLPGFSTASKVTSVSGRGVGMDAVKRQIDTLRGSLAITSERGKGTRISITLPLTLAIIEGLLIQIGNDQFIVPMAVVNENVELLRSQRCRSNGRNLIAVRGELVPYIDLRRMFRMDGAALPIEKVVIVQHEEQRVGMVVDFVLGTHQTVIQSLGGYYRDIEVVSGATIMGDGRVALILNIPAIVRMAQANPAAGTGTGSRGCLQAGARLPDMASEQTTDYAPAT; this is translated from the coding sequence ATGGCACCTAACCCAGTCGATACTTTCCTGCACGAAGCAGAGGAGCTGCTGGCGGAAATCGAAACGGCGGCGCTTTCGATGGCGGCCGGAGAGGCGCCGGAAGAGACAGTCCACCTCCTGTTTCGAGCCTTCCACACGATCAAAGGGTCGGGTGCGATGTGCGGGTTGGACGCGGTGGCCGGGTTTACCCATCACATCGAGAGCCTGCTCGCCCAGGTGAGGGATGGAGTGGTTCCGGTGTCGGGCGTACTGGCGGCCCTGATTCTGAAGGCCAAGGATCAGATTCGGCTGCTGCTTGACGCGGAACTCGGCGGGGACGACGTGCGGGAAGGATCCAGCGAGAGGCTGATTGAGGAGGCACGGAATCTTGCCGCTGCCGGAGAGCCTGGAATAGCGGCTGTCGCAGCTGCCAGGAGCGACAGTGCGGCTGGTGGTGGGGAATCAGGGGGTGCCTGGCTGATTGAGTTCCGGCCCAACGCGGGCTTGTTTGCGAGAGGCGGCAATCCCCTTGCGCTGCTCAAGGATCTCAGGCGCCTCGGGTCGTGTGAGGTGGTGGCGCATACCGATCTGGTTCCGGAGCTGGATGGGATCCAGCCGGACCAATGTTACTTATGGTGGAGCATTCGGCTCACTGCCAACTGCGACGAAAACGCGGTGCGGGACGTGTTCATCTTTGTGGAAGATGAGTGTCTCCTGGAAGTGAAACCCGCTGGGGGAGTGGTCAAGGGCACCGTTCGCGCACCGGAGGTCCAGGTTCCAGGCGCCATTGCGGCCACACGGACCAACAATTCTACATCCTCGAAGAAGAGCGTGGCGAAAGAGTCGACTGTTCGCGTTCCATCGAGCAGGTTGGACCGGTTGGTAAACCTTGTGGGCGAGCTGGTGATGAATCAGTCGCGCCTGGCTCAAAGTGTTTCGCAGCACAGGCTGCCGGAGCTGGCGAATCCCGTGCAGGAACTGGAGCGATTGGTGGCGGAGTTGCGCGATAACGTGCTGGGCATCCGGATGCTGCCTATCGGCACTTTATTCGGAGGGTTCCGCCGGCTTGTTCATGACCTCTCGAATGAGTTGGGGAAGGAAGCAGACCTCCTGACGGAGGGGGCTGAGACCGAACTGGACAAGAGCATCCTCGATCAATTGGGAGAGCCCCTGGTGCACTGCCTGCGCAACTGCCTGGACCATGGAGCGGAACTTCCTGATGAGCGGGAGGCGAGAGGCAAACCGAGGCGTGTAAAGGTGCACTTGTCCGCCACCCACATTGGTTCAAACGTCGTGGTTTGCGTGGAGGACGACGGAAGGGGTATCGATCTTGACGCGGTGAGGGCGAAGGCGGTGGAGAAGCAGTTGATTGCGGCGGATGCCAGTCTCAGCGAAAGGGAGCTACAGGGGCTGATCCTGCTGCCCGGGTTCTCGACGGCCAGCAAGGTGACAAGCGTATCCGGGCGCGGTGTTGGCATGGACGCGGTGAAGCGGCAAATCGACACGTTGCGCGGCAGTCTGGCGATCACCAGCGAACGTGGCAAGGGCACACGAATCAGCATCACCCTGCCCCTCACGCTGGCGATTATCGAGGGGCTGCTGATCCAGATCGGCAACGATCAGTTCATTGTTCCGATGGCGGTGGTGAATGAGAATGTCGAGCTATTGCGTTCGCAACGATGCCGCAGCAACGGGCGAAACCTGATTGCAGTGCGCGGAGAGCTGGTTCCCTATATCGACCTGAGGCGCATGTTCAGGATGGACGGCGCGGCGCTGCCGATCGAGAAGGTCGTGATTGTCCAGCATGAAGAGCAACGGGTGGGGATGGTCGTCGACTTTGTGCTTGGCACCCATCAGACGGTCATCCAGTCGCTGGGCGGATATTACCGGGACATCGAAGTGGTGTCCGGCGCGACGATTATGGGCGATGGCCGTGTGGCGTTGATTCTCAACATTCCCGCGATTGTGAGGATGGCGCAGGCGAACCCCGCGGCAGGTACCGGCACAGGGTCCAGAGGCTGCCTCCAGGCTGGCGCGAGGTTGCCGGATATGGCGAGCGAGCAGACCACGGACTACGCGCCGGCCACATGA